The Ornithodoros turicata isolate Travis chromosome 7, ASM3712646v1, whole genome shotgun sequence genome includes a region encoding these proteins:
- the LOC135401334 gene encoding transmembrane protein 272-like, which produces MNTSAPRGTSTIARIRDANRDSKNLKEFVTAVLAIIWGSIFVLILKAFIAGLQIAMIVIGALYLNDCPVERFIPIYLVTGGTIGTVKIILGVARKLYENDERPVPTNIERCGAILDCFLAGWFIAGCIWVYGNYLPDFDSSKGAGYCNKTLYYFAFGTVTGTIAIAIFGCLCSTCVVTCVSLKK; this is translated from the exons ATGAACACTTCCG CTCCACGAGGTACATCGACGATTGCGCGGATACGAGATGCGAACAGAGACTCCAAGAACCTTAAAGAGTTTGTGACAGCGGTGCTGGCCATCATATGGGGATCAA TCTTTGTGCTGATTTTGAAGGCATTCATCGCAGGACTGCAGATTGCCATGATAGTGATAG GCGCCTTGTACTTGAATGACTGCCCCGTTGAGAGATTCATCCCCATATACCTGGTTACCGGAGGAACTATAGGAACTGTGAAGATCATTCTAGGTGTCGCCCGGAAGCTATACGAAAACGACGAACGTCCCGTTCCCACTAATATTGAACGCTGTGGGGCAATCCTCGACTGCTTCCTCGCTGGATGGTTCATAGCAG GTTGCATTTGGGTGTACGGGAACTACCTACCAGACTTCGATAGCTCCAAAGGTGCCGGGTATTGCAACAAAACCCTGTACTACTTCGCTTTTGGAACAGTTACCGGGACGATCGCGATTGCTATTTTCGGCTGTCTGTGCTCCACATGCGTGGTGACGTGCGTTTCTTTGAAAAAATAG